Sequence from the Euzebya sp. genome:
CGCGCGTCATCGGCCAGACCGGTCGAGCTGGACCTGCTGCACCGTCGCGGCCGCCAGCGCACCGCGGTCGACCTCGAAGCCCATCCCCGGGCTCTGCGGGACCTCGAGGTGGCCGTCGACCATGGCCATCGGCCGGGTCACGACGTCCTCGGCGAAGAACCGGTCCGAGGGCGAGTTGTCCCCGACCAGGGTGAAGCCGTCCAGGGCGGCGAGCACGGTGTTCGCCGCCCGTCCGATCCCCGTCTCCACCATGCCGCCGCACCACACCGGGACGGCGTGGGCGCGGCACAGGTCGTGCATCCGCACCGCCTCGGCGAACCCGCCGACCCGACCCGGCTTGATGTTCACGACGTCGACGGCGCGCAGCCGGATCGCGTCGGCCACGACCGCGCAGGACGTCGCGGACTCGTCCAGGCACACCGGGGTCCGCACCGCGGCCGCGAGATCCGCGTGGGCCATCAGCCGGTCCGCTGCGAAGGGCTGTTCGACCATGAGCAGGTCGAAGAGGTCGAGCCGCGCGAGGAACCCGATGTCGGACGGGTGGTACGACGCGTTCGCGTCCACCTGCAGCGGCACGTCCGGCCC
This genomic interval carries:
- the menC gene encoding o-succinylbenzoate synthase, which translates into the protein AAHGASPGLIDEIVATRGQRNLDSAPAIERSAYERALGGEVVTGLVDVVGGSLEAGYQRIKLKIRPGWDLEPVGAVRRAFGPDVPLQVDANASYHPSDIGFLARLDLFDLLMVEQPFAADRLMAHADLAAAVRTPVCLDESATSCAVVADAIRLRAVDVVNIKPGRVGGFAEAVRMHDLCRAHAVPVWCGGMVETGIGRAANTVLAALDGFTLVGDNSPSDRFFAEDVVTRPMAMVDGHLEVPQSPGMGFEVDRGALAAATVQQVQLDRSGR